The genome window CCTCCTCTTTGGAATGCCATTATTGAAAATAATTTTCCCATATATCTCTATCTATCATCAGATGAAAGAAGGCGACTTCAAGGACATATTCAAGTATTTTTAACAGAGAAGCAATTTATTGGCTGTAGAGGATTACAGGTAACAGAAGAAAAGAAAATAATCATTGCCGCTGTTGCCTGTTTACTTTTACTCAATGAACGAGGAGAATACTTTCCAAAATTGCGTTCAGTTCTGGTTTATCCCAGCGCCTATATTGTTAAAGAAACGGCTGCTATTAGCAATTATGTTGTTGAGGAAAGGCGTGTCGCCAGATTAGGGGAATCATGGACAAAAGACCAGTTAATATTGTCTTGGGAACAGATAAAGCATGATACTCTTAATTGGCAAGATGGACATAATGTTGTCCTGCATGAATTTGCCCATCAATTAGATCAAGAGGATGGTAAAGCTGAAGGTGTACCGATTTTACAACGCAACTCAGACTATCCGATTTGGGCTAAAGTGATGAGCGAAGCATATCAACAACTTTGTAACGATGTTCTCCAAGGAGTCAATAATGTTATAGATAGTTATGGGGCAACG of Anabaena sp. PCC 7108 contains these proteins:
- a CDS encoding M90 family metallopeptidase, which translates into the protein MIETIILFLIIGLIITGILVNPILIKRKRNGLKHRPFPPLWNAIIENNFPIYLYLSSDERRRLQGHIQVFLTEKQFIGCRGLQVTEEKKIIIAAVACLLLLNERGEYFPKLRSVLVYPSAYIVKETAAISNYVVEERRVARLGESWTKDQLILSWEQIKHDTLNWQDGHNVVLHEFAHQLDQEDGKAEGVPILQRNSDYPIWAKVMSEAYQQLCNDVLQGVNNVIDSYGATNPAEFFAVATETFFEKPHQLLSHDPAVYQQLQLYYQLDPVQWNYHSSVNFGK